One region of Chryseobacterium sp. SORGH_AS_0447 genomic DNA includes:
- a CDS encoding baseplate J/gp47 family protein, with the protein MKKTDTFSHYREGKSQMQRFLAELDPGNLELHDFDLFDWLLFANNFARHVNYFHKDDPATPRGNWGNFFLGDDDYTVPRRESVEYKQMKKQVTDLISRFEQDSNLTPHLTLFVCFLKLLDFSKKAFNNLTKRHLDFYYNEILQIDKNDAKADKVYVIFELAKKAIQERIPEGTLLDGDKDADGKKRIYKTEEELIANQAKVAEIKSFLNDVEKRELKMAPAADTADGLGEKLPEDSSYWWPFGYNSDETASEKSIYKELPKARLGFSVASSLFDLKEGERTVTVAVTFNKNSAQKLQNLSREDLENNMSVLCSGEKEWMSGIVLKCLKNEGDRLELSFTLSKDDPAVVPYNRQVLAETFQTGLPVVRFIIEGQKYYDVYEALSEKLVKNIEVSVDVKGIKSVQIENDNGALNSDKPYYPFTAQPVKGSNFYIKYPEMFSKKWQKADITINWKNAPDSIKDLYNGYIIQPNQNISLKDFEASKSPSIVDADAYFKADIALLDRENWFSTAHDVTLFDKADGVYKTKFSVSSINGEPGTSEALRVTLKQSSLQDVYPKLYTLALSSNPNEKKLIPNEPYIPFAEDIELSYSAYESAYSYLSRDKEGQASKNAGMQVYHEDVFGQYEKEVETASLVPVHESGGELYIGLEAMPQTTVSLLIQMLEGSENPLVDTFEEKEFIRWHILSGNTWMDLSDYMLKNETRKFLESGIVKFKIPKDLNTGHTRFTNGLVWIRAQSKRSYDAVCKIQGIYTQAVLAAFENQDNELSHLNNGLEANTITKLITRVPQVKSVSQPYNSFDGKYKETDAEYYRRVSERLRHKNRAVTQWDYEHLVLQEFPEVFKVKCLNHTSETSYLAPGYVTLMVVPNIKNKNAFDIYQPRVSRASLNRIQNYIQELSAMQVQTQVINPNYKEARVETRVKFFEQYDESFYTRQLDEDIKKYISPWAFTESKDIDFNIKLNVNQLISYLEQLYYVDYIDEIKIFVNNTLQKQSLIEVDPKSILVSAKQHKVSIADQVCM; encoded by the coding sequence ATGAAAAAAACAGATACATTTTCGCATTACCGCGAAGGAAAATCACAAATGCAGCGCTTTTTAGCAGAATTGGATCCTGGCAATCTCGAATTGCATGATTTCGACCTGTTTGATTGGCTGTTATTCGCTAATAATTTTGCCAGGCATGTAAATTATTTTCACAAAGATGATCCTGCGACCCCTAGAGGAAACTGGGGAAACTTCTTCCTGGGAGATGATGATTATACAGTTCCGCGCAGGGAAAGCGTAGAATACAAACAAATGAAAAAGCAGGTTACAGATCTTATTTCCCGGTTTGAGCAGGACAGCAACCTTACTCCCCACCTGACACTCTTCGTTTGCTTTTTGAAGTTGCTGGACTTTTCCAAAAAAGCTTTTAATAATCTTACAAAAAGACATCTGGATTTTTACTATAACGAAATCCTCCAGATTGATAAAAACGACGCCAAAGCCGATAAAGTCTACGTCATCTTCGAACTGGCCAAGAAAGCTATTCAGGAAAGGATTCCGGAAGGAACTCTACTGGACGGCGATAAAGATGCCGACGGGAAAAAACGGATTTACAAAACCGAAGAGGAGCTTATTGCCAATCAGGCAAAAGTAGCAGAGATCAAAAGTTTCCTGAACGACGTTGAAAAACGCGAGCTGAAAATGGCTCCGGCAGCAGATACGGCAGACGGCCTTGGCGAAAAGCTGCCCGAAGACAGCAGCTATTGGTGGCCGTTCGGATATAATTCCGACGAAACGGCCTCCGAAAAATCCATTTACAAAGAACTTCCGAAAGCCAGGCTGGGCTTTTCCGTAGCTTCTTCCTTATTCGACCTGAAAGAAGGCGAAAGAACCGTTACGGTTGCTGTAACATTCAATAAAAATTCGGCACAGAAACTTCAGAACCTTTCCAGAGAAGATCTTGAAAATAACATGAGTGTGCTTTGCAGCGGTGAAAAAGAATGGATGTCGGGCATCGTTCTGAAGTGCCTTAAAAACGAAGGAGACCGCCTGGAACTTTCGTTTACCTTATCCAAAGATGATCCTGCAGTGGTACCGTATAACAGACAGGTGCTTGCAGAAACATTTCAGACTGGATTGCCTGTCGTAAGATTTATAATTGAAGGACAAAAGTACTACGACGTTTACGAAGCCCTTTCGGAAAAACTGGTAAAGAACATCGAAGTATCGGTTGATGTAAAAGGTATCAAATCGGTACAGATAGAAAATGACAACGGAGCCTTAAATTCCGACAAGCCGTACTATCCGTTCACCGCACAACCCGTTAAAGGATCTAATTTTTACATTAAATATCCTGAAATGTTCTCTAAAAAATGGCAGAAGGCAGACATTACCATCAACTGGAAGAATGCACCGGATTCCATCAAAGATTTATACAACGGATACATTATCCAGCCCAACCAGAACATCAGCCTGAAGGATTTTGAGGCTTCAAAAAGTCCTTCGATCGTAGATGCCGATGCTTATTTCAAAGCAGATATTGCCTTATTGGACAGGGAAAACTGGTTCAGCACCGCTCATGATGTTACCCTGTTTGATAAAGCGGACGGCGTTTACAAAACGAAGTTTTCCGTCAGCAGCATCAACGGTGAGCCGGGAACTTCCGAAGCTTTGCGCGTAACGTTGAAACAATCGTCACTTCAGGATGTATATCCTAAGCTGTATACCCTTGCATTGTCAAGTAATCCGAATGAAAAAAAGCTTATTCCCAACGAACCGTATATCCCGTTCGCCGAAGATATCGAGCTCAGTTACAGTGCCTATGAAAGTGCCTATTCTTATCTGAGCAGGGATAAGGAGGGCCAGGCTTCAAAAAATGCAGGCATGCAGGTGTATCATGAAGACGTTTTCGGGCAGTACGAAAAAGAAGTTGAAACCGCCAGCCTGGTGCCGGTACACGAAAGTGGAGGCGAATTATACATCGGTCTGGAAGCCATGCCGCAAACAACGGTTTCCTTACTGATCCAGATGCTGGAAGGAAGCGAAAATCCTCTGGTTGATACTTTTGAAGAAAAAGAGTTTATCCGGTGGCACATCCTTTCGGGAAATACATGGATGGATCTATCGGATTATATGCTGAAAAATGAAACCCGGAAATTCCTGGAATCCGGTATTGTCAAGTTTAAAATACCAAAAGACCTTAATACCGGGCACACCAGGTTTACCAACGGGCTGGTCTGGATCAGGGCCCAATCGAAAAGAAGCTATGATGCGGTATGTAAAATTCAGGGGATCTATACGCAGGCGGTTCTTGCCGCATTCGAAAATCAGGACAATGAGCTTTCTCATTTGAATAATGGCCTGGAGGCGAATACCATCACCAAATTAATCACCAGGGTTCCTCAGGTAAAATCGGTGAGCCAGCCGTATAATTCTTTCGACGGTAAATACAAAGAAACCGATGCCGAATATTACAGAAGGGTAAGCGAAAGACTGAGACATAAAAACAGGGCCGTTACCCAGTGGGATTATGAGCACCTGGTTTTACAGGAATTCCCGGAAGTATTTAAGGTAAAATGCCTAAACCATACTTCTGAAACATCTTATCTGGCGCCGGGCTACGTTACCCTCATGGTCGTGCCGAATATTAAAAATAAAAATGCTTTTGATATTTATCAGCCAAGAGTCAGCAGGGCCAGCCTCAACAGGATCCAGAACTATATCCAGGAGCTCAGCGCCATGCAGGTTCAGACCCAGGTCATCAATCCTAATTATAAAGAAGCAAGAGTGGAAACCCGGGTGAAGTTCTTTGAGCAGTACGACGAATCTTTCTATACCAGACAGCTGGACGAAGATATTAAAAAGTACATCTCACCCTGGGCCTTTACGGAATCCAAAGATATCGATTTTAATATCAAGCTGAATGTAAACCAGCTCATCAGCTATCTGGAACAGCTGTATTACGTGGATTATATCGACGAAATAAAAATATTTGTAAATAATACTTTACAGAAACAGTCTTTAATTGAAGTAGATCCCAAATCCATTCTGGTTTCAGCCAAGCAGCACAAAGTATCTATTGCGGATCAGGTATGTATGTAA
- a CDS encoding N-acetylmuramoyl-L-alanine amidase has protein sequence MNIISHSFPENQYYREVTAKKGIVLHHTVSGDSVEGDINWWKSTAERVATPIIIARDGGIHQLFSSKYWAHHLGIKKAHFAQFGLSEMNTQRNKEFIGVELDSWGGLNFKDSKYYSFSGKEVAAKNVVKYEKEFRGYRFYEKYTDAQIASLKELLVYWGKQYGISLKYKGDVMFEFNKRALGGESGIWAHVSFRPDKSDVHPQPELIRMLESLI, from the coding sequence ATGAATATCATCAGTCACAGTTTCCCCGAAAACCAATATTACCGGGAAGTTACCGCAAAGAAAGGAATCGTACTGCATCATACGGTGTCGGGAGATTCGGTAGAAGGAGACATCAACTGGTGGAAATCCACTGCCGAACGGGTGGCGACGCCGATCATCATCGCCAGGGACGGTGGAATTCATCAGTTGTTTTCATCTAAATACTGGGCGCATCACCTCGGAATTAAAAAAGCGCATTTTGCGCAATTCGGGCTTTCGGAAATGAATACCCAGAGGAATAAAGAGTTTATCGGCGTCGAGCTCGACAGCTGGGGAGGCCTGAATTTTAAAGATTCAAAATATTACTCGTTCTCCGGCAAGGAAGTCGCTGCAAAGAATGTAGTGAAATATGAAAAAGAATTCAGGGGTTACCGGTTTTATGAGAAGTATACCGATGCCCAGATCGCTTCCCTGAAAGAACTTCTGGTCTACTGGGGAAAGCAGTACGGCATCTCGCTGAAATACAAAGGAGATGTCATGTTTGAATTCAATAAAAGGGCGTTGGGCGGAGAAAGCGGCATCTGGGCACACGTCTCCTTCAGACCCGATAAATCGGATGTCCACCCGCAGCCGGAGCTGATCCGGATGCTGGAATCGCTGATATGA
- a CDS encoding S24 family peptidase: MTHLEFKQIRKQLKMKQSEIAEAIGVGTRAVQYWEKGERKIPETTAYFVKNLLEEQESKAKSSASPVVFSDLKVMYVPLANQYAQAGYLNGFADEEYMESLPVIPFTDDVEHRGEYMCFEVKGDSMDDGSYESYLEGDIILCRNIRQDYWMSKLHYDKWDFVIVHKEKGILVKRIIKHDVEKGIITLHSLNEYYDDFEIHLNDVAKLFNIISTRRKNNRR; the protein is encoded by the coding sequence ATGACCCATTTAGAATTCAAACAGATCAGGAAGCAGCTTAAGATGAAGCAGTCGGAAATAGCTGAAGCGATCGGAGTCGGTACAAGAGCAGTCCAATATTGGGAAAAAGGCGAACGGAAAATACCGGAAACGACGGCTTATTTTGTAAAAAACCTGCTGGAAGAACAAGAGAGCAAAGCGAAAAGCAGTGCCTCTCCTGTGGTGTTTTCGGATCTGAAGGTAATGTATGTCCCGCTGGCCAATCAGTACGCACAGGCCGGTTACCTGAACGGGTTTGCCGACGAAGAATATATGGAAAGTCTGCCGGTGATTCCCTTTACCGATGATGTAGAACACCGCGGCGAGTATATGTGCTTTGAAGTAAAAGGGGACAGTATGGACGACGGCTCCTATGAAAGCTATCTGGAAGGCGACATTATTTTATGCAGGAACATCCGTCAGGATTACTGGATGAGCAAGCTGCACTATGACAAATGGGATTTTGTGATCGTCCACAAAGAGAAAGGCATCCTGGTTAAGCGGATCATCAAACATGATGTGGAAAAAGGCATTATTACCCTACATTCCCTGAATGAATATTATGATGATTTTGAGATCCACCTGAACGATGTCGCGAAATTATTCAATATTATCAGTACAAGACGGAAAAACAACAGAAGGTAA